TGGCCCCGTTTGACTAATATCCTTGCGATATCCATTCCCGCCCCCGCAAAATCAGCGCTAATCGATTACTATATCCGTAGCGAGACAAAGGATCATCGCAGACTATGCCAATCTGGGACGAATATACGCTCAGTGCaaccttgttcttgagacGAAGGAGCTGACTAAGTCCAAGTTATCAAGAGTCGACAAGGAGCAAGATGACATGGAAAGAGTATATATACTGAAGGAATGGCCTTGAGTTTTTGAATAAATCATCAGCTTCTATCTTCAAGCTTCTTAAGAACCAAGTGCGAAACTATCCAATTTCAACGACTCAAAACCACCAACATGTCGACTGCAACCATCAACGGTGTCTCTGTTGTATGTCCAGCCTATCAGCTGCTCCTAAACTACTGCTGAACATCCTAGCGTGTCCACGACAAGCCTTACGAGGCGATCTCACCTCAACGCCCAGAGCTGTCCCAAGCTGGAAGGACCGTGCTCGTCTGTGGCGGCTCTACGGGTATTGGTCATGCCATTGCACGCAACTATTGTGTCGCTGGGGCCTCCAGTGTCATACTTCTTGGCCGTCGTGCTGATGTTCTCAATGATGCTGTGTCCAAGCTCAACGAGGCCCACCCAAACACTGCTGTGACTGGGCGTGTGTGTGATGTACACGTTAGAGACCAGGTCCAGCAGCTATGGGATAACCTTGAGAAGGAACAGGCTACTATTGATATTCTTGTTTTGAACGCTGTTGGAATCCCAGCTATGCAGCCAATTCTTGAACAAGGAGCCGATAGACTTTGGGAAGATTTCGAGAACAATATCCATATTCCCCTTTACATTGTGGAGCGGTTCTATAAGCAGCCTCAGCATTCAAGCCAAAAGGTAAGAAGGCTCAAGACCTCTTGGGAAAGACATTTTCTAACTTGGCTTTAGTTCCTTATTTTTGTTTCGACTCAGGATATTCATCGTTGGGACAGCGCCTCTCAAATGCCTGGATACCAATTGACAAAGAATTCCTTCACTTGCGCTCTTCAACAAATTGCACGAGACACTCCTGAGGAAAAGTTGCGAGTTATTTCATTCCATCCTTCTATTGTATTTACAGAGGCTGCGCAAAAGTCAGGATACACTGAAGAGACCCTCCCCTGGACAGACTGTACGTGGCCAACCTCCACTCTCACTTCATGCACTGACCTTGCCAGCAAACATCCCCGGCGGCTTCGCAGTCTGGGCCGCATCTCCCGAAGCCCAATTCCTCCACGGCCGCTTCGTCTGGTCAACCTGGGACGTCAACGATCTCGCCTCCGGTGAGCTCCGGTCTCAAATTGACGCCGACCCGTGGTTGCTCAAGGTCGGAGTTAAGGGGTTGTGAGAAGCTCCGGTTCGGAACGGAGGTTTCCGCCCCCGGTCCATTTCGGGTTATTCGTGTCGTGTCGGGTCGGGCGGAATTATGCGCGCCGTGTCCGTGTTGAACCGAGGGCTACCCTAGACCTAGAGGATTGCTATCTTGGATTACAATCTTCTGAGTTATCTTATCAATATATCAGAACATAGTTGCCATATAGTAGTTGATTTCATTGACTATAGTCTTTTCTCCATTTGACTGTCTGTGATACTTGAGTTGTGGTTGTTGCTGCAATGGGAGAAGATTTATCCATACCAAAACACAACTCGTGCAAAGTTTCCAAttcctcatcaccaagagccTCGTTGTCTTGATCGTTTatccttcttcaccttgatAGAACCTCAATCATTTAAAAACACTCTCATGATATATAATATTCATAGACTTGATACAACTTGAATTCTCCGGCCTACAAAAGCCGTGCCAAAAGCCGACCTCGGTCTGCCATCGGCTTTCCGAATATCCGTCTATAGATCCGTATATCCGGGTGGAGATTAGATTGATAACGCAAGCCGCCACGACGACTGCCGCTCGGAGTATCCGAAGTAGGTACATGACTTGTGAGTCGTTATAAATATCGTGTGCCCCGGCTGTGCACTTTTCCTGGGATATCTGACTCGTCATACCTCGCAACGCATCTTTATACCTTACGAAATGACTGGTCCTCTTAAGAATGTTGTCGTTATTGGCGGCTCATATGTTGGCTTGGTGAGACTTGCACAACAAGAAAATTACTTACTGAACTAGGTGCTAACAATTTCAGGCCGCCGTCAAAGAATTAGCAACCCTTCTACCCATCACCCACAGAGTAATTCACCCGCTGAGACATATTCAAACAAACAGCTGACACCTCTCAGGTCCTCTTGGTGGAGCCGCACAGTCATTTCCATCACCTCTTTGCTTTTGTAAGTCATAATGGTACGTTTCCACACCGACTCTAACACCGCCGCAGCCGCGCTTCGCAATCGTGTCCAGTCACGAGCACAAGGCCTTTATCCCCTACTCTGGGTCCTTTGCTTCGCTTCCAAACTCCTCTCAGCATGCTGTCGTGAGAGCACGAGTCCTGGAGCTGTACAAGGACCGTGTGGTGCTTGATCGTCCTTGGCAAGGGTCCACTGAGCTGCCATTTGATTATGCTGTTGTTGCTACTGGAACGAGGTTGCCTGCGCCGGGTACCATgcaggatgatgagaagcaaTTGTCCATCGACTACTTCAAGGCGTATCAGCAGCGTGTCAAGAACGCCAACAGAATCGTCATTGTCGGTGGTGGAGCTGTTGGTGTGCAGATGGCTAGCGACCTGAAGCAAGTGTATCCGGAAAAGAATGTAACGTTGGTTCACTCACGGGATCGTCTGATGCCGCTGTACCATGAGAAGATGGATGCGACTATCAGGACCAGGTTCGAGGAGCTTGGAGTCAAGTAAGTGGCACTCACACTTGACCTCTGTTCAGAACTGACGAAAAATAGCTTGGTGACCGGCTCACGTGCTGTGGTCCCTCCCGGAGGCTTCCCAATTGAAGGCGAGACTCTCGAGGTGGAGTTGAAGGACGGCCGCAAGATCCCAGCAGATCTCATCATCCCCGCAACTGGACAAATTCCCAACAACCAATTCCTCGAGACACTGGAACCCTCACCAGATCACCAGATTCTCAACAAGGCGAATGGATTCATCAACATCCGACCGACGTTGCAATTCAACGATCCCAACTACTCTAACCTCTATGCCTGTGGTGATATCGCCGATACCAAGGCCCACAAGGCTGCTCGACCTGGCATGGCGCAGGCCCGCGTTGTTGCTGAGAACATCGCGGCTATGATCCAAGGAAAGGAGCCTATCGAGAAGATTACGGTTGCGCCTCCCGCCATCCACCTCACTCTTGGATTGGTAAGAACAATGCTGCAAAGCTGACTGCGGAGCTGACTGTTGCGTAGACGAAGAACATGATTTTCCGAAACCCGGATGTGGCGAATGGCCAGACGGAGCCATCAATCAATATGAAGGATGAGTAAGTCCTCTATGGAACAGATTTTGGCATGCCAATGTACTAACTGACTGTTCCTAGTGGTGCTGAGGATATGAGCATTACGAGTGTGTGGGAGAGACGAGgtatcaaggtcaagcagcCCAGTGAATATCATCTGTGATAGGAGAATCTTGGAACTGGGGGTTGGAGGTTGTTGGAAAAGCGTAATCACTTTCATAGACCTAGACTTCCAAAAGACTGGATGAATAAAGGTTCAGGTTTTCAGTAACTGCGAAGCAGTCACGCATCGTGATTGCTATATGACTCCCATGCCTCCTGAAGTGAGCCAAGTACAGTGTTCGTCGGCCAGGCATGTTTCCGTTCCAAAATAGACATGAGTTCAACAATCGCGGCCTGTTCCCTAGGGTTCCGGAAATATTCACCGCACATTGATATCCCCACCGCGCTGGTTACCATGGCCTCCTGATATTGCTGATTGGACATTGCTAGACCACATATCTTTCGGGTGGAATCTCGCAGTAGCTTTTCGAGTGCTTTATGTGCTGCCCTTCCGCCGATGCCGAGTTGAAGCTTGGAGTCGTGGACTGCGAGGACGATGCGGGCTAGTTCTACGTGTTGCTGAGCCATGACTTGACATTGACTGGCTAGCCATATCGTAGGAAAATATCGACCTTCTGCTGGGTTGCGTTCTTGGTAATAGAGAGGCGCAAAGTGGGGTGGTGTATGCTCATCCCAGTTGCGTTGAAAGGTTTTCAGCGCTTCCCACTGCTGAGTACGAGATCGCGTATCCTCTATGGTCTCTACATCCGTATCCCCAGGGAAGCAATACTTGAGCACATGGGCGCACCATATAATGATGCGATTTGTCCAGTCATAGTCGTCAGCAGCCATGGTGTCGTCAAAGTTGGCATAGTCCGTGACGGCAAAGATTGGGAGTCTGAAGGGTCGACGATAAATCAGGACGCCCCAGATTTCTTGTCGGAGGGCGATGAGACAGGCTGAGTATCGTAGAGAAGAAAGGGATGTGGCGTAAACATCAGAACCGCGTGGGGGTTGAAGAATAATGGTTAGGAGTCCGTGGGTTTCGTCCTGGGCTGCTTGAAAGACGGCTTGGACGGCGATAGAAAAGGTTTCGTTGTCGGTGCCGGTGAAGTGGGCTAGGTTTGTTAGAAAAGATGCAAAGGGAGGATATTAGAGGCCTACTGTCGACCTGCTCGTGATATCGGAGGATGGTAATTGCAGTCAGGGCATCATCACTGCATGTGTTGGTGGGGTCTGCAGAGACATCCATAAGGTGCGAGATGCATTTGTTGTGATAGTGAATTGCTGATTCCATAGTAAGATTAGGGAGAGGAACTCCATCGTATTCGATGACTGCATGGGGGTCTTTGAGAGACCATATTCGGGTAAGGTATCTGGCAGCTGCTGTGCAGATTGCGTTCAGAAGAAGGGGACTGTGCATAGCACGGATGGGAAGAACAGAACAATAGTGGTGGTCTCTGTCGCTCGTGTCGAACTGTCAAGAGTATTAGCACAAGTTTCTGAGCCATGGGTAAAGTATGGTGCTGGGGAGACTCACAGCCCTTCCTAGCTTCTTCACGAAGCAACGGACCAAGCATGCCTCCTCAATGCTCGTGTGTTGCACATCGCTGCCTCCGGCGAGTTCTGTTATCCTTCGAACTCTGTGCCCTGTGGCAGAGCTAGATGACGCGCCGTAGTGAAGATGTCTATCACTGTATGGAGACTCTGTATTCGACGGAGATGGGCCGTGGGAAGCCGCGTCGGGAGAATGTTGCCATGCCGTGGGAAACAATGGTGTACGTGTTGATATTGGCTCCGAGTATGCAAGAACAGATGTGACGTCATAGGTTGAGGAGGGTGTCAGACTTGGGTGCTTTCTAAGGGCTGTATCGTCGCCGATGCTGGACGTCTCAAGGTTACTCTCTGATCGGGTGGCCGTCGTCGGTCTGGGTTCAAGTGGTTGATTCCGAAGCGAGTCGTCAGCTCTGACTTGTTCATCTCGAGAGAAAGACTGCAGGATGGAGGCGGCAAAGTTCAGGTacccttcttgaggttcATCCCTCACCGAAGAAGGCTCCTGCGTGGATCGATTCGTTGTGATATCGGATTCGTCAATGATGGCGAAGGGTTCCTGTTGTTCTATCGATTGTCAGCCATCAACCAACTCAAGATAAGAGATGAGTGTACCTTGATTTCCAGTGCGTATCCACGTCTGGTTCGGGTCAAATTTGAAGCTATTCTGCGTGGTAATCAACCTCTTGACGCGAAACTTTTTGTTGGCGCGAACGCAGTTGGCAGACGCCTTTTTGCAATTTCCGCACGGAGTCTCGCCGTCGCCTGCAGCGCGTCAGCAGAGACTTCTCGACTCGACAGCTGCTGCAGAAACGTACATTTCAGATGCTTCTCTACAATGACGTCGGTCTTATTAGCTCATTGTTGTTCTGTGGATTGAAAGGAGGAATCATCCAAACCTCGACATTTGTCGCAGGGAACGGTTCGCGTGCGGGGTTGCGGAGCCATGACAGATGTCACGATTTTCGAGCGAAAGAGGAAGGATTTCGCCGAGATTGTTCTTGACAAGGGGAAGATGTCTCGTCTTTGAAGGAAACGCCGGTGAGCAGCCCGAGGGCGGGCAAGGGTGGCAAAGCCCTG
This window of the Fusarium keratoplasticum isolate Fu6.1 chromosome 3, whole genome shotgun sequence genome carries:
- a CDS encoding Zn(2)-C6 fungal-type domain-containing protein, with the translated sequence MAPQPRTRTVPCDKCREKHLKCDGETPCGNCKKASANCVRANKKFRVKRLITTQNSFKFDPNQTWIRTGNQEQQEPFAIIDESDITTNRSTQEPSSVRDEPQEGYLNFAASILQSFSRDEQVRADDSLRNQPLEPRPTTATRSESNLETSSIGDDTALRKHPSLTPSSTYDVTSVLAYSEPISTRTPLFPTAWQHSPDAASHGPSPSNTESPYSDRHLHYGASSSSATGHRVRRITELAGGSDVQHTSIEEACLVRCFVKKLGRAFDTSDRDHHYCSVLPIRAMHSPLLLNAICTAAARYLTRIWSLKDPHAVIEYDGVPLPNLTMESAIHYHNKCISHLMDVSADPTNTCSDDALTAITILRYHEQVDTHFTGTDNETFSIAVQAVFQAAQDETHGLLTIILQPPRGSDVYATSLSSLRYSACLIALRQEIWGVLIYRRPFRLPIFAVTDYANFDDTMAADDYDWTNRIIIWCAHVLKYCFPGDTDVETIEDTRSRTQQWEALKTFQRNWDEHTPPHFAPLYYQERNPAEGRYFPTIWLASQCQVMAQQHVELARIVLAVHDSKLQLGIGGRAAHKALEKLLRDSTRKICGLAMSNQQYQEAMVTSAVGISMCGEYFRNPREQAAIVELMSILERKHAWPTNTVLGSLQEAWESYSNHDA
- a CDS encoding Pyr-redox-2 domain-containing protein, with the translated sequence MTGPLKNVVVIGGSYVGLAAVKELATLLPITHRVLLVEPHSHFHHLFAFPRFAIVSSHEHKAFIPYSGSFASLPNSSQHAVVRARVLELYKDRVVLDRPWQGSTELPFDYAVVATGTRLPAPGTMQDDEKQLSIDYFKAYQQRVKNANRIVIVGGGAVGVQMASDLKQVYPEKNVTLVHSRDRLMPLYHEKMDATIRTRFEELGVNLVTGSRAVVPPGGFPIEGETLEVELKDGRKIPADLIIPATGQIPNNQFLETLEPSPDHQILNKANGFINIRPTLQFNDPNYSNLYACGDIADTKAHKAARPGMAQARVVAENIAAMIQGKEPIEKITVAPPAIHLTLGLTKNMIFRNPDVANGQTEPSINMKDDGAEDMSITSVWERRGIKVKQPSEYHL